From bacterium, a single genomic window includes:
- a CDS encoding EAL domain-containing protein, translating into MELYPDLTSQKKTQQDLEKASLTQESFRFLVEQMPALLWTTDLDFRITSSQGAGLSKLGLKPNQLVGLNVLDYFGVHSHDDIPVESHMHALKGETVTFDSVWMGRSYHVHLAPMRLNDGTISGVIGLAFDITEVKDTERELEQSLSLLRATLESTADGILVVDREGKWMTYNQRFVDLWRIPEAIVDSRDEALMLAFVLDQLRDPEAFIRKVKEVYQSNEDSADVLEFKDGRVMERYSRPQRIAGISVGRVWSFSDVTERTRSAKLQSALYRIAKRSAAAEDIQELYSSIHEIVGELMYAKNFYIALYDSQTDMLRFPYFRDEFDPPPGPQQLTKGLTEYVLRTGRPLLATPEVFDAMEAAGEVVSLGSDSVDWLGVPLHSGGQTFGVLVVQSYSKNIRFGEHEKEILTFVCRHIGTALERKQASQALQQSEERYRAFIEQSSEAIWRFEFEEPMPINLSEDAQIEYAYLKGVLAECNDQMAKMYGYDHAAEISGARLADLFVTDDERNLQMLRAFIRSGYRLSDMESHELDRDGNHKVFANNLVGIVENGYLYRIWGTQRDITVRRKAEEELDASLSLLRATLESTADGILVVDSNGKISSYNQKFADLWRIPAEIIESRDDNRALAYVLDQLVDPDGFLKKVRELYNDPQAESFDILEFKDERVFERYSRPQFIGGASIGRVWSFRDVTERKAAEEALRQSEERYSLAVRGANDGLWDWDLRTDRIYYSPRWKQMLGYLEYEIGEVTDAWFDRVHPDDLNRLKAEIAAHLEVLAPHFENEHRMRHRDGSYLWMLSRALAVRDKDGKAYRLVGSQTDITDRKLVEERLMHEAIHDVLTGLPNRALFTDLLARSLGRSKRRDDYLFAVLFLDIDRFKMINDSLGHMVGDQLLIAIARRLEACLRPGDTVARLGGDEFTILLEDIHDVKDATTVADRIHQDLAQPFTISGQEVFTSASIGIALSATGYDRPEDLLRDADTAMYRAKAAGKSTHEIFDQGMHSRAVAQLQMETSLRRALERQEFRLFYQPTVSLKTGRLTGFEALIRWQHPDRGLVYPNEFIAHVEETGLIVQIGRWVLEEACKQLQVWQKQFQSDLTISVNLSSKQFAQVDLVQDISLILEQTELKPNTLMLEITESTIMERPESITYTLEKLRALQVQLHIDDFGTGYSSLSYLHRFPINALKIDHSFVTRMGFDENLEIVRTIMNLARNLGMDVIAEGVENKEQVAQLKALQCDYAQGFFFSRPIERHVAQLLITTRPVW; encoded by the coding sequence ATGGAGCTTTACCCCGATCTTACATCACAAAAGAAGACACAGCAGGATTTAGAAAAAGCCAGTCTTACCCAGGAGAGTTTTCGCTTTCTGGTGGAACAAATGCCTGCTCTTCTATGGACCACAGACCTTGATTTCCGGATCACTTCCAGTCAGGGGGCCGGCCTTTCCAAACTTGGATTGAAACCGAACCAGCTGGTCGGACTCAATGTGCTGGACTATTTCGGAGTTCATTCGCACGACGACATACCTGTGGAATCCCACATGCACGCTTTGAAGGGTGAAACAGTTACTTTCGATAGCGTCTGGATGGGCAGATCCTATCACGTTCATCTGGCTCCCATGCGACTGAATGACGGAACCATTTCCGGTGTTATCGGACTCGCATTCGACATCACGGAAGTGAAAGACACCGAACGGGAACTGGAACAATCACTCTCCTTGCTTAGAGCAACTCTGGAATCCACGGCTGATGGAATCCTGGTCGTTGATCGTGAAGGCAAATGGATGACTTACAATCAGCGCTTTGTCGATCTTTGGCGCATTCCTGAAGCCATCGTAGACTCCCGCGATGAAGCCCTCATGCTCGCATTTGTTCTGGATCAATTGAGGGATCCGGAAGCCTTTATCCGCAAAGTAAAAGAGGTATATCAATCAAATGAGGACAGCGCTGATGTTCTGGAATTCAAAGATGGGCGGGTTATGGAACGGTACTCCAGGCCGCAGCGGATTGCAGGAATCAGTGTAGGACGTGTCTGGAGTTTTAGCGATGTCACAGAGCGCACACGCTCAGCAAAATTGCAATCCGCGCTGTATCGAATCGCGAAAAGATCGGCGGCCGCGGAGGATATTCAAGAACTCTATTCCAGCATTCATGAGATTGTAGGAGAGCTCATGTATGCAAAGAATTTCTACATCGCTTTGTACGATTCACAAACCGATATGCTTCGTTTTCCATACTTTCGGGATGAGTTTGATCCTCCGCCCGGACCTCAACAGCTGACGAAAGGTTTAACAGAATATGTTTTGCGCACAGGCAGACCTTTGCTGGCTACTCCTGAAGTCTTTGACGCCATGGAAGCTGCCGGTGAAGTTGTGAGTCTGGGATCGGATTCCGTAGACTGGCTTGGCGTGCCACTTCATTCCGGGGGGCAAACCTTTGGCGTTCTTGTAGTTCAAAGCTATTCCAAGAATATCCGCTTCGGGGAACACGAAAAAGAAATATTAACTTTTGTATGCAGGCACATCGGGACGGCGCTTGAAAGGAAACAGGCATCACAGGCGCTTCAACAAAGCGAAGAACGTTACCGCGCTTTTATCGAGCAAAGCTCCGAAGCAATTTGGCGTTTTGAATTCGAAGAGCCTATGCCGATCAACCTCTCGGAGGACGCGCAAATCGAATACGCCTATCTCAAGGGTGTCCTGGCCGAATGCAACGACCAGATGGCAAAGATGTATGGTTATGACCATGCCGCTGAAATTTCAGGCGCCCGCCTTGCCGATCTCTTTGTGACAGATGATGAGCGGAACCTCCAGATGTTGCGGGCTTTCATTCGCTCCGGATACCGGTTATCCGATATGGAGTCCCATGAATTGGACCGTGATGGAAACCATAAAGTATTTGCTAATAATTTAGTAGGAATTGTTGAAAATGGTTATCTCTACCGGATCTGGGGCACGCAGCGTGATATTACCGTGCGTAGAAAAGCAGAAGAGGAACTGGATGCCTCGTTGTCATTATTGCGCGCCACACTGGAATCGACCGCAGACGGAATTCTCGTAGTGGATTCCAATGGAAAGATATCCAGCTACAACCAGAAATTCGCGGATCTCTGGAGGATCCCCGCTGAAATCATAGAATCGCGCGATGACAATCGCGCTCTGGCTTATGTCCTGGATCAGCTCGTCGATCCGGACGGATTCCTGAAGAAGGTTCGTGAACTTTATAACGATCCTCAGGCGGAAAGTTTTGACATCCTTGAATTCAAAGATGAACGGGTTTTCGAGCGCTACTCGCGCCCTCAATTCATCGGCGGAGCGAGCATTGGAAGGGTTTGGAGTTTCCGCGATGTAACGGAGCGGAAAGCAGCTGAGGAAGCGCTACGGCAGAGTGAAGAGCGCTATTCTCTGGCGGTTCGCGGAGCCAACGATGGACTGTGGGACTGGGATTTGAGAACCGACCGCATTTACTATTCGCCCCGCTGGAAACAAATGCTCGGCTATCTGGAATACGAAATCGGCGAAGTAACGGATGCCTGGTTTGATCGTGTTCATCCGGATGATTTGAACCGCCTGAAAGCGGAAATTGCCGCGCATCTGGAAGTCCTGGCTCCCCATTTTGAAAATGAACATCGCATGCGGCATCGCGATGGAAGCTATCTCTGGATGTTAAGCCGCGCTCTGGCCGTGCGGGATAAAGACGGCAAGGCTTACCGCCTGGTGGGTTCGCAAACGGACATAACAGATCGCAAACTCGTTGAAGAACGTTTGATGCATGAAGCAATTCACGACGTACTCACCGGTCTTCCGAACCGCGCTCTGTTCACCGATCTTCTGGCGCGATCCCTGGGCCGCTCAAAACGCCGTGACGATTACCTTTTTGCGGTCCTGTTTCTGGACATTGACCGTTTTAAGATGATCAATGACAGTCTTGGACATATGGTGGGAGATCAGCTCCTCATTGCAATCGCACGAAGATTGGAAGCCTGTCTGCGTCCCGGAGATACAGTTGCAAGACTGGGTGGTGATGAGTTCACAATCCTTCTGGAAGATATCCACGATGTAAAAGACGCTACAACTGTTGCAGACCGCATTCATCAGGATCTCGCTCAGCCGTTTACCATCAGCGGCCAGGAAGTGTTTACTTCAGCAAGCATCGGAATTGCTCTTAGCGCAACCGGATACGATCGCCCCGAAGATCTCTTGCGCGACGCGGATACGGCCATGTATCGCGCGAAAGCTGCGGGCAAGTCGACACACGAAATCTTCGATCAGGGAATGCATTCGCGGGCTGTGGCGCAACTTCAAATGGAAACCAGCTTGAGACGCGCCCTGGAACGCCAGGAATTCCGGCTTTTCTACCAGCCCACAGTCTCGTTAAAGACAGGCAGATTAACCGGCTTTGAAGCTTTGATAAGGTGGCAACATCCGGATCGCGGTTTGGTCTACCCCAATGAATTCATAGCTCATGTGGAAGAGACCGGACTTATTGTGCAGATTGGCAGGTGGGTACTCGAAGAAGCCTGCAAGCAATTGCAAGTCTGGCAAAAACAATTTCAATCCGATTTGACCATCAGTGTGAATCTTTCCAGCAAACAATTCGCGCAAGTCGACCTTGTGCAGGACATCAGCTTGATTCTGGAACAAACGGAGCTAAAACCGAACACTCTAATGCTGGAAATTACGGAAAGCACGATCATGGAAAGACCGGAGTCGATCACCTATACACTCGAAAAGTTAAGGGCGCTCCAAGTACAACTTCACATCGATGATTTTGGGACAGGGTACTCTTCCTTGAGTTACCTCCATCGGTTTCCCATTAATGCCTTAAAGATCGACCATTCGTTTGTGACACGTATGGGATTTGATGAGAATCTCGAAATTGTACGTACCATCATGAATCTTGCTCGCAACCTGGGAATGGACGTGATTGCGGAAGGCGTAGAAAATAAGGAACAGGTCGCGCAGCTGAAAGCATTGCAATGTGATTATGCCCAGGGGTTCTTTTTCTCCCGGCCGATCGAAAGACACGTCGCCCAACTGCTCATTACCACCCGGCCGGTCTGGTAA